A window of the Cicer arietinum cultivar CDC Frontier isolate Library 1 chromosome 6, Cicar.CDCFrontier_v2.0, whole genome shotgun sequence genome harbors these coding sequences:
- the LOC101488596 gene encoding uncharacterized protein — protein MECELTQDTEDGSELDMSTEMNALWKRFRSLDVIGKRVLKSKVRELAFPSTSSICPPPEKVKTKGRVKKSKGMKPDGYDPYIDDIFDVAADGNCGFRAIALLLGFGEECWSLVRKRLDQEIVSHVTPYDRLFTGRIKEVRDLLMISGLGVQLMDKWLSIPDMGYVIATTYNIILVTFGLTFSMTFFPMKGFTFRITKNDRICCIGFVNGNHWVPLKMKDGFPMPDIAPGWKQYRTNEATSWAIAYTGRLQHWGYLLGRLSRITQNPPTELVDVMSLDEP, from the exons atggaaTGTGAACTCACTCAAGACACAGAAGATGGATCAGAGTTGGATATGTCTACTGAGATGAATGCCTTATGGAAACGCTTTCGATCACTTGATGTTATTGGGAAACGAGTGTTGAAGAGTAAAGTGCGTGAACTTGCTTTTCCAAGTACAAGTTCAATATGTCCACCACCTGAAAAAGTCAAAACCAAAGGAAGAGTGAAGAAGAGTAAGGGTATGAAGCCAGatggatatgat CcatacattgatgacatatttgacgtggcagctgatggaaattgtggttTTCGCGCTATTGCATTATTGCTTGGTTTCGGTGAAGAGTGTTGGTCTTTGGTCCGCAAGAGATTGGATCAAGAGATTGTTTCTCATGTAACTCCATATGATAGATTGTTCACAGGACGCATTAAAGAAGTAAGAGATTTGTTGATGATATCTGGCTTAGGTGTTCAACTCATGGATAAATGGTTGTCCATacctgatatgggttacgtgatagcgacaacatataatattattcttgtcaCGTTCGGTCTGACATTTTCAATGACTTTCTTTCCTATGAAGGGGTTCACATTCCGGATCACAAAAAATGATCGCATTtgttgtattggttttgttaatgGAAATCACTGGGTTCcg ttAAAGATGAAAGATGGATTTCCAATGCCAGACATTGCACCAGGTTGGAAGCAATATCGTACTAATGAAGCAACTTCTTGGGCAATAGCATACACAGGCCGTCTACAACACTGGGGGTATTTATTAGGCCGGTTGTCACGTATTACCCAAAATCCACCTACGGAACTCGTAGATGTAATGTCTTTAGATGAaccttaa